ATATCAAAGTTCTCTTTTCCGTTCTGAATATACTCCTGTCTAAGTATATTTTCTTCAAAAAATGTGTATCCAGCCTTGAAAGTACCCTTTATTTCAGGTCCCCATGGCGTCAGTGTATGGTTGCCTATCGCCTGCAGAACTGGCCCACTAACCCTTCTTTTAAGATCACTGTTAATCTCATTTGCATCCTCATCGCTAAGCAGTTTACTTTTAAGAAAGTGGAACTCATACTCGTCACCAATATCTTCTACGCCAAAACTCTCCGTAATATATTTTACGTCTGTAATATCTGATATCTCCTTGACAAGGTACTTACCACAGACACCCCAGCCAAAATTATTTCCCCTCGGTAAAATTAAATATATCACAATCTGACCTCTCTTTTTGTATCACCTTTAAGCCACTTTGCAACAAACCTTTCTCTATTATTTGTCATTATTTCCTTTCTGGTCACCTCTCTGCCAAAATAATTTACTGAAAGATCCTCATCGTGAGATGCTCCCCAATGATGCTCAAAACCCTTTACCGGAACAACATAGCAGGACAAACCGGCTTTCATTACCTGCAACCCCATGTCCCACTCCTCATAAAAACAGGGGCTGAATTGTACATCATACATGAGGTTATGCTTAAGAAACCTCTCAAGGTGAATTGCAAAAAGAAAACCGGAGACATCATGTACCTGTACCGGCTCGTTAAACGTCCCTCGTTCAAAATATCTGATAACACTGAGATTTTTAAAGTCAAGATGTGAACCTTGTGGACCGACAATAACAGCCTTATCAAGCCGAAGAAGATACGATTCTAACTGGCTGACCGCAAGTGACTGTAAATGAATATCCGCGTTAAGAACAAATACTGTTCGCCCCTCCGCCATGTTAATCCCTATATTCCACGATCTGCTCACACCCGCATTTAACTTATTAAAACAGTATTTATCGATGCGTGGATGATTGCGGAGTTTATCAAAAACCTCCTGACTGTTGAAAATACAGATCACCTCACCATGTATATCCTTCAAGTCATCCAACAATGTATTAATATTGTATGGACTGTGCGATGAATAGTCGAGTACCGGTATTATAAAGCTGCGTGATACTCCTGATTTTGTAAAATTTTCTTGTTGCATAATAAACTCCGATTAACATTTCTGTTGTATAAATGCAAAATAATGATCTGTCCCGTAATTAAGTTACAGTTTGTTTTCTGGCAATCTAATGTACGGCTAAACAATTTCATATTCATATCCATTTATAAAATCAGTACCATTAAAATCTTGCGAAAATTGATTTTCAATTAAAGAAATCCAATTCAAGTCAGATTTGTGGTCAAAAGTCTGTACTTTCTTTATCATCTCTTCCTGCGTTCTTACCCAACTATAGTGGTCTGCCATCGGTTTTCCATCAAGTCCGTAAATATTTCGTATCCTTTTTTCCGGTACGATACTAACAAGACCCAATCTATCTTGCCCATGTAAAATCACTTCTCTTATCATAACAGGTGTCAAAACACGCTTTCTTACCATAAGAATTGAGTCTTCTAATTTTTTAGCCCTGAAGGTTACGTCCCTGAAATTAGTAATAATTAGAGCATAAGATCTCGTTATAATCTTTAAAACCGTTTTCAGATAAATATTCTTTAAACCTTACATATTCAATAATCTCATCTGCATCAAAAAAAATAATATAGCTAAGATCGTTCCTTACTCTCTTATAGCCTTCCATCCTTGAGTATGGGTGTACAGCACAAAATTTCAAGTTTGCAAATACATCAATATCGTATTTATATTCGTGGAATTCCGGTTTATTTACAAATTTTCAATTTGCCGACCAATAATTACCCAGAATCCGGGGAATATTTTTTCTAAAGTGTATATAATTTAATCATCAACAATAAAAGTTTATACAGTTAAAAATGTACTTAATGATTTTTCCGATAACTATCACGCGTAAGTGTTATTATATAAGCCCTGATAATATTCAACAGAAAGAATATACAAATTCCAGACCAAAACACAATTTTGGCATGTTTTTAGCGGCCAAGTTAGGCTGTATTGTGATATAAGACTATCATTTGACCCTGCTATGTATGGTGTAACACTGAACGCCTGCCCGACTTCGTCATTCAGGCGGGGAGGCGCGAAATGTTATTGACTTTTGAAAGACTAAGCTTCGAGTTTGTACATTATAAATGTGTAAGCACAGACAAACAGAGTTTGTCCGTGCTACAATGTTCAAATAATTTATTTAAGGAAAGTATTATGATACGTATAGGAATCATTGGTTGTGGATATTGGGGTATAAATTATGTCCGGGTTTTCAGTGAGCTACCGGATGTAATTGTTTCGCGAGTGTGTGATACGAGTGATGAAAGGCTCCAGAAGATGCATCGCAAATTTCCTTATGTATTCCCGACAAAGCTTATGGACGAACTCCTTGCTGATGATGAGGTGGATGCGGTTGTTGTCGCAACTGAAGCATCAACTCATCATGATATTACCAAAGCCTGTCTATTAAACAATAAACATGTTCTGGTTGAGAAACCTCTGACTACCACTGTCGAGGAAGGAGAAGAGTTGGTAAAGATTGCTGAGGAGAGGAATTTGAAGCTGATGGTTGGGCATACATTCCTTTACAATCCGTCTATTCGTAAGATAAAGGAATATATGTCAGATGATGATATCGGTTCAATTTACTATATGAAAGCTACTCGCACACATCTGGGACTGATCCGTCAGGATGTTAATGCTATCTGGGACCTGGCCCCTCATGATATATCAATTTTTTCTTTTCTCCTTAATACTCAACCGCTCTGGGTAAGCGCAGTCGGTGGAAACTATTTAAACGGACGTCCTGATGTAGGTTTTCTCACTCTTGGATATCCGCAAAATATACTCGGTCACATACACGTAAGTTGGATAAATTCAAACAAAGTTCGTGAAATTTCAGTAGTAGGAAGCAACAAACGGATTGTATTCAATGATCTGAACAGTATGGAAAGTGTACGTATCTTTGAAAAAGGGGCCGCAATGACCGGTGAAGCTGATAGTTTTGGAGAATTTCAACTACAGCTACGTGATGGTGACATTTTAAGTCCTCGCATCAATACCAGTGAACCTCTTAAAAATCAATGCAGTCATTTTGTTTCCTGTGTTTCAAATGACCACTTTCCTCTAACAGACGGAACAAATGGACTTAACGTAATACGTGTGATGGAAGCCATAAACCAGTCATTAGAAAAGCGTGGAGCACCGGTTGATATTTCTACGGACATTTCATCCAGAAAAAAAGAGGTTCCGATGGAGGTCACCATTTGAAAGTCACATTAATTTCTCCTCCAAGTCCCTTTCTTATAGACCAGAAAGCCTTTCCTCCTCTTGGCCTTCTCTATGTAGCAGGATTTCTTGAAAATAATGGAATTGATATAAATGTAGCTGATCTGGCTGGCAGAGAAACAGAACTTGAAAATGCGTTGGAACAATATATGGATGCAGACCTATACGGTATCACATCAACATCTCCTCAATACCCACAGGCACTTAAAATCCTGAAACTTTTACGTAGAAGAAATCCAAAATCCAGAATAACCATTGGAGGCGCATACCCTTCATCATTACCGGAGAAATGTGTTCGAGACGGTTTTGATTTTGTAGTAGCCGGAGAGGGAGAAGAAGCAATGTTACAGCTTGTAACAAATAGAGAAAAGAGGCAAGCTCCAGGTATTATACGAGCACCGTACATACGAGATATGGATTCAATACCTATTCCCTCACGTCATCTGGTTGATATCCGTTCTTTCGCGTATACTATTGATGATGGCAGTGGAACAACTCTGATTACCAGTAGAGGATGTCCCTACGTTTGTTCTTTCTGTTCAAAGGAAGTCTGGCAGAGCGGGACAAGATTCCATAGTGCTAACTATGTAATCTCTGAGCTTAAACATATAATTAACAGATATGATTTCAAACACTTCCTGTTTCTTGATGACACAATAACCCTTCGTAAAAAAAGGCTGTTTGAATTATGCAGTCGAATGGAAACATTAAATATAAAGTGGCGTTGCTATGCCAGAGCAACTACAACCAGAGAGATGCTGATAGCAATGAAGAGAGCAGGGTGTGTCGAAATCGGTGTTGGTGTAGAAAGCGGATCACAGAAAATCCTTGATATTGTCGATAAGAAAGAGACTATCGAGCAAAATGCGGCTTTTGTCGAACTATGTAAACAAGTTGGAATTACTGCAAATGTATTTATTATGATAGGACTACCCGGAGAGACCTATGAAACTGTTGAGGAAACACGCCGTTGGATGGAACGGGTAAGGCCACATAAATTCGGTTTTAATATTTTTATGCCGTACCCGGGTACCCCGGTTTACAAGAATCCGAACAGGTATGATATCCAGATATTTGATGTACCGGAAGAGAAGAGCTGGGTAAAAGGACGTCAGGGAGAGTATGAGTCTTTTGTTGCAACAAATGCCTTAAGCCGCAACGAGATCGAACGGCTCTTTGGTGAACTTTTCGCTTATTTCACTGAATTAACAAGCTGGCAGCCAGGAGTAGGTAATAAATAGTATCGGGTTGCATATTACAGGTTAGAGGTTTTGACTTGTTTCCACGCTCTTCGTCATAATTTATGGAAAGTAGCCTTATTCAATATGAAGAAAAAAAGAGTTGTTGTGTGTGGAGAGAAATGGGTAGCTGAACAGTGCCTGGAATTTCTTTACAAAAGGGAAGACACAGAGATATGTGCTATCGTCGCTGCTCCGGAAGACTGGCAGGCTGATTTGATTTCGTTTGGAGCTAAGAGACGACTGAAAGTATTTGTTGGTAACATTAATGACTATCTTGATGAGTTAAAACAACTTCAACCGGATGTCATTTTCTCAATCCAATACCGTCCACTACTTAAACCTGCAATACTGAACCTGCCAACATCAGGTTGTATAAACCTGCATTTTGGTCTGCTTCCAAGATACGGTGGCTGCTATCCCATTGCGTGGGCAATACTGAATGGAGAGAAGCAAGCCGGCTCAACCCTTCACTACATGGTTGAACAATTCGATGAAGGAGATATCATCGCGCAGTCATCCGTTCCAATTAGAGAGGAGACGACAGCACGAGACCTTTTTGATTCGATGAGTGAAGCGGCGGTTAAACTCTTCATAGATTCTTATCCTGCTCTCTTGAGTAACGCAGTTAAATCTTACCCACAAGATATGTCAGCTAAACTATACTACCCTTATGATAGTATTGATTTCGATCGGGACCGGGTTATTGATTGGGCCAAAACAGGCGTAGAAATCCAGAGGAAAATATGTGCTTTCTCCTTTGATCCATTCCAGCAGCCACTAACCTCCTTGTGTCTGCCTGATGGGAAACTGTTACAAGTTACAGTAACACGCTCAAGGCTGCATAGTAATGTTACTCTATCACCACAAGAGAAGACTGGTCATATCAAAGAAGTAACTGATTCCGGAACACTACTGGTAGTAACAACCAACGGTAGTGTTATTGAAATCGGTTTGCTGAACAACCAGACACCGCTTAAATATTTTGAAAAATCTGGACACTCTCCACAAGATGCAATTTTCAAATAAAATTCAACCCAGGTAGCCAGGTATGGTTTTTAAAAAAGGTCTGGCTGATACGCTTATTAAATCTTCCCTGTCAAACGGCTTTACTCTCTTCGGAACCCTATTGGCTGGCAAGAGAGACTTAGTGACCTTCGGTGTGCCTCGTTTCACTTACGAGAAACCGCTACCAAGTTATACTAACCTGGATACTCTCTTAGAGATTTTCAACCCCATTCATCCGATGTAATTACTACAGGTGGAAGCGACTTTCACACACAACTGGACAACTATCTGTCTGCCCGCAATATCTATTTGAAGGGCGAAATTTTGCGCGTAAAAGGTCGCAAGTCTGAAGCAATTGATGCTTACCTGGAGAGTATCCGAACAAGCCACGATTTCCGCACCAGCTATGTGATTGTTTTCGTCCTTGCCCAGCAAAGTGCAGTTTCTGACCCATCGGGTGATCGTAGAATGCTCTTAGCCCTTGAGGCTGCGGATCCCTACCGACCTGAAGCACGCATCCTTCTTAATAAGTTGTTTGAACCCTAATAGTGATTATGATTCTGACAGAGCAGATGCTATTCTTAATAAGCATTCAAATTTTTTAATGAATTATCTAATGCGTTACAAGTTAATAATTTTTAAATGCCCTATGATGAATACAAATTATTTTTTCTTAAATGCTAATTGAACACTACTGCTTGTTTTCCTCTGCCACTATTTTTCTAATCGCTTCTATTTGACCAGCTGCGTGTTCTTCTGATGTGAAACGCTGCGGTTGGTCAGCAAGATAAATACCGGCTTCTCCCTTAAGCTTTCGTTCACGCAGACACCATAACCCCTTCTGCCCAATTTTGTAGAAGATATCATCACTTTTTCGCAGCACTCTGGCAGATGGTAAAGCGAGAAGAAAGGCAGATTGATTATCATCTCCCTTTAAAACCTCCTCCACTTTGAGAATACCGATATTGGTTTCCTGCTGGTGTATGGTTATCTGTGTACAAGCTATCAGTTCAGCGGTTATAATTACATCTGAGTGTTCAACTAATTCTGAATCAGACGCTTTTACCCACATTGCATTGGTACTGGAAGAAACTAAAACGAGAATGAATAGTAAAACGATATATCCTGAAAGTGGCTTCACAAAACTATGGTGTTTCATATTGACATGATCCTGCTTATTTATTATGGTTGTGCCGTCAGGCACAACCATAATAACTTTTCCTGCTATAAAGGACACACAGAATTAACCATGTGCATCAGCTTTTTAAATTTTGAACCTGTTTCCTTCTCAGCAAACCGTACCCAAACATCCCAAAGACACCTATACCTAATAGTAATACTGTGCCAGGCTCAGGAACAGCAGTTACTGGTAGTGCTCCATAAATGGCAGTGATGCCAGCAATATCGTCTGCGTGCAGTGCGCGCCGAGGGCCAGCATACGTCGCTTCCATTACTGAACCGGCTACTGCTGAGTGGCCCAGACCTAGCGCATGACCAAGCTCGTGTAGCGCAACGGTGTGAAAATCGATGGTGCCTCCGCCCCCGCCATCGGACCATATATTTGAGTCATCGAAGTGCATGTCACCTGCAATTGTACCCCCAGGACCGAATATAGCTTCAGTACCAGGTTGAAACGCATGTGCGAGGACATTCGGACCAACAGTACCATCAATGAAAATTGCCCCGACGCGGATGTCCCCAAGGTGACCACCAGATGCTTCAGGTGCACCTATGTCGACACCACTGTCGGCTACCATACCTAGATTCGTAAAACCCGACACGGCCGCCCACTTGTCCAATGTCAAACCTATAGTAGTTATTTCATCTACCCCACCGGCATACAAAGCGGTCAAATCAGACGTGGTAGATCCGGAATGAGGATCACCAGGACTTGCGCTTAATGTGGGCCCCATCACGCTCCAGCTAGCGGCACCCGGTGCTGGAAAACCCCCAACTCGGGCTGTATTCAGCCCCGGATCCCATGCGGTTGGGAGCGGAAAAAAGGTAAAATCATCACCATCCGAAAAATTAAGATATCCTGCAAATACACTCGTCGAACCCATAACAGCAACGAAACAAACTATCAATATTATAATAAAATTTCTCATTACCCTCACAATACAACCCCCCTTCCTTCACGTTTAACGTAACAACAATACAATAAGATGTATAATAAGCTTATTTGTCTTTCTGATTTTAACTACACATTTATTATAGATATTTTAGAACGTTAATAACGCTAACAAAAATAACTCGCAATGTCAAATTAATTTTCAGACTCACGGATAAACCTATAGATTCTTCTAAAACATGCATACTATTTATAGTACATTGATAATTGTATTATATATGATATGCAATCTGTAGGTGCTTTGATCAGCCCAGTGTGATTATGGAGATAATTCTTTCAAAACAGTATTATTTTTTCCGGCCCAGAAACAAAATAGAGAAAACATCAGGAGTCAGGTTAATAGTTGTAACTGAATATCCCTCATTTTTTTAAACATGGATAATGTTCTTATCATATCCTCTGCTCTATGGCGGTAAGTGTGTTCTGTTAAAACCTTTCTCATTCCTTCAACAGCTATTTTTTTTCTATCATCTTCATGTCTCAAGTAATAATCCGCAAGTTCCAGAAGCTCCTTTTCATTTCTGTATATTACAATATGCTTTCTATTTTCAAAGAGATTTGTAAGCCCACTTCCTTTCGATTCATCTGTGAGAAGCATACTCCCGGAGGCAAGTACTTCAAAAACCCTCATGGCTAATCCATCATTTACAGATTTATGAAATACTATTTTTGATTGATACAAAACCTCTGCCATCCTTTCCAGAAAGCACCTCTCGTAATAAACGTTAAAACTTTGCTTTAATGCATTAAACAGGTTTACTCTTTCAGGATTAAATTCTGAATTAAGAGTCCCCACAAAACTAATGTCGTACAAACCCTCTCCTCTCGTTTTCCCGTGTAATTGGGGATCACAAGCAGGAGGAATCCAGAATACATCTTCGATGCCACTCGCCTTAAACATCTCTACTGCAGGTTTGTGAGCAACAAATACGACATCAAAATCCCTGGCAAATTCCAGATGACTATCAAAATTTATGTGAGAATCAATCAAATAACACGCTTTTATACACTCAAGCAAATCTAAATTTATCAGTGGATAGAAAATACCAGTATCCACATACAAAAATACATCCGGGTGCCATCCTGCAGGCAACTTCCTTATTACACGAATCATATCGCCATCTGAAAAAGGTATTTGATGATTTCTTACCCTGTCTTCGACATCTAACAAATCCCATGATTTTAACATTCCTTTATTTATTGCAGGCCCATAGGTAATCACCCCGCAAATCTTCCGTATCGCCTTCTCCAGATAAGAAGCGGTTGTCATTGGGTTCGATGTATAACTGAGCAAAATATTCATTAACTATTCTCCAATATTGACTACAAAACTCCAACTGCTAAATTATCATCTCATTCAACTTTTAATTAATGGACACTAAAGGACTAACTGAAGTCAATGCAAATTCATCGATCGCATTTTTTATATAGATTATCTCTTCTTTTTCCAACTCCGGATATATGGGAAGTGACAATATTCTTGAAGCAGAAAGTTCGGAAACAGGAAAATCTCCTGACTTATAAGCTAATCCTCTATATACTCCCTGATAGTGAAGTGGAATGGGATAATGGATACCACAAAATATATTTTTTTGTTTCAGGTACTGTAGCAACTCATTACGTTTATCGGTTTCAATAACAAACAGATGGTAAACATGATCACGCTCCGGCCTGGTTTCCGGTAGATTAATTTGAAGGCCGTTCAATGATTCGTAATAAAAGGCCGCTACCTTTTTACGTTTATCATTCCATTCATCAAGATATTTTAACTTAATACGCAGAATGGCGGCCTGCAATCCATCCAGACGTGAATTTGTACCCATCTCTGTATGGACATACTTCTCTTCCTGCCCGTATTCACGAAGTTTCTTTATTTTTTCATCAATTCCCGCATTGTTCGTTATAACACCCCCCCCGTCTCCATATGCACCAAGATTTTTACCTGGATAAAAACTAAAGGCCGAAGCAATACCGAAAGTCCCAACTCTTCGGGTTTTATAAAAAGCACCATGAGCTTGACATGCATCCTCAATAACATAAAGACGATGCCTTTGAGCTATCGACAAAACAGAGTCCATTTCTGCCGGTTGCCCATAAAGATGGACAGCAATTATTGCTTTAGTTCTGGAGGTTATTTTCTCTTCAATCTTCTCCGTATCAATATTGTAAGTATCATTCTCACAATCCACAAAAACCGGTATAGCGCCAATGCTGCTTACACCGAGCGCTGTAGCTATGAAAGTATTAACGGGGAGAATCACTTCATCACCCTCTTTTATACCCAAGGCCAAACAGATAAACTTTAACGCGTCTGTTCCGGAATTTACAGCAACGCAGTAACGCGCGTCACAATATCGAGCAAACTCCTCTTCAAAAGAACAAACTTCTTCACCACCTATAAATGAACTGTTTTTGATGACTCTCTGAATAGCGCCATCAACCTCACTCTTTATGTGATTGTATTGCTTATTTAAATCTACAAAATTGATTTGCATGTTTTTCCTTTTATTCTGAGTCAACTCTCTCCGCTATTATCAGGTATTGAAGCACAGAAAATCTAAAAGCCTCTTCCCTTGTAATATTTTTCAATACAAATTTCCCAAAATCAAAATCGCTTGGCCATGTATCACTGTTGAGTTTTGGATTGGTCGCACCACTGCAATGAATAATATTATAGCCTGTTCCGGTAAACATCTTAACTATCTCATTAAGAGTAAAGAAACGAATGTGTGTCGCATCGAGAAGACCATTATCATCATATTTCCATTTACCATGCATAAAATTGATAATGTGATTGATGTACTGTACATTTGGAATACTGGCAATGATCTTTCCATCTGTTGTAAGATAGTCATGCAGACAATGGAGGACCTTCCATGGATCATAAAGATGTTCAAGGATATCGGCACAAATTATAAGATCAAAACACTCCTTCTCTAATCCAAAGGTATCTAGTGGAACTTTTTCTATATCAGACACAATGACCCTGTCCAATCGAGATTGTGCAATGTCTATAGAATCACCATTAGAATCCAACCCAATATATGTTACTTTCGGAAATTTTTGTTTAATAGCCATTCCCGTTGCACCGGAACCACATCCAATTTCAAATACATTTTCAGGTGCTTCCCGAACAAGGTCTACAATCTCAGTACGTGGATTATCGCCATATTCTGCTATACGCTCTGACTTTAAAGGAGAATAGTAGTCAATCATTTATATGTTAGTTTCCTTAAATAATCTGCGTTGTCCGCTCTGGTTTTAACGCAAAATACTTTATGGTCCAATGGCTGCATATACAAAAAAACGGGCCACTACTGTTATTTAACGGGAAAAATATTCTAAAATGGTGAAAATTTATACAGTAATAAAATAAAATATCAACAGAAAGAGTATTTATAAAATATAGTTCCCAAAAGAAAATTTTTTATTCAATTATTAGAATTTTTTATAAATTCTTCAAGACATCTATTTGTTCTGATTATAAATACACATCATAACTCGCAGAAATACAAT
The window above is part of the Candidatus Scalindua japonica genome. Proteins encoded here:
- a CDS encoding matrixin family metalloprotease, whose product is MRNFIIILIVCFVAVMGSTSVFAGYLNFSDGDDFTFFPLPTAWDPGLNTARVGGFPAPGAASWSVMGPTLSASPGDPHSGSTTSDLTALYAGGVDEITTIGLTLDKWAAVSGFTNLGMVADSGVDIGAPEASGGHLGDIRVGAIFIDGTVGPNVLAHAFQPGTEAIFGPGGTIAGDMHFDDSNIWSDGGGGGTIDFHTVALHELGHALGLGHSAVAGSVMEATYAGPRRALHADDIAGITAIYGALPVTAVPEPGTVLLLGIGVFGMFGYGLLRRKQVQNLKS
- a CDS encoding class I SAM-dependent methyltransferase codes for the protein MIDYYSPLKSERIAEYGDNPRTEIVDLVREAPENVFEIGCGSGATGMAIKQKFPKVTYIGLDSNGDSIDIAQSRLDRVIVSDIEKVPLDTFGLEKECFDLIICADILEHLYDPWKVLHCLHDYLTTDGKIIASIPNVQYINHIINFMHGKWKYDDNGLLDATHIRFFTLNEIVKMFTGTGYNIIHCSGATNPKLNSDTWPSDFDFGKFVLKNITREEAFRFSVLQYLIIAERVDSE
- a CDS encoding B12-binding domain-containing radical SAM protein, with product MKVTLISPPSPFLIDQKAFPPLGLLYVAGFLENNGIDINVADLAGRETELENALEQYMDADLYGITSTSPQYPQALKILKLLRRRNPKSRITIGGAYPSSLPEKCVRDGFDFVVAGEGEEAMLQLVTNREKRQAPGIIRAPYIRDMDSIPIPSRHLVDIRSFAYTIDDGSGTTLITSRGCPYVCSFCSKEVWQSGTRFHSANYVISELKHIINRYDFKHFLFLDDTITLRKKRLFELCSRMETLNIKWRCYARATTTREMLIAMKRAGCVEIGVGVESGSQKILDIVDKKETIEQNAAFVELCKQVGITANVFIMIGLPGETYETVEETRRWMERVRPHKFGFNIFMPYPGTPVYKNPNRYDIQIFDVPEEKSWVKGRQGEYESFVATNALSRNEIERLFGELFAYFTELTSWQPGVGNK
- a CDS encoding Gfo/Idh/MocA family protein produces the protein MIRIGIIGCGYWGINYVRVFSELPDVIVSRVCDTSDERLQKMHRKFPYVFPTKLMDELLADDEVDAVVVATEASTHHDITKACLLNNKHVLVEKPLTTTVEEGEELVKIAEERNLKLMVGHTFLYNPSIRKIKEYMSDDDIGSIYYMKATRTHLGLIRQDVNAIWDLAPHDISIFSFLLNTQPLWVSAVGGNYLNGRPDVGFLTLGYPQNILGHIHVSWINSNKVREISVVGSNKRIVFNDLNSMESVRIFEKGAAMTGEADSFGEFQLQLRDGDILSPRINTSEPLKNQCSHFVSCVSNDHFPLTDGTNGLNVIRVMEAINQSLEKRGAPVDISTDISSRKKEVPMEVTI
- a CDS encoding glycosyltransferase family A protein — translated: MQQENFTKSGVSRSFIIPVLDYSSHSPYNINTLLDDLKDIHGEVICIFNSQEVFDKLRNHPRIDKYCFNKLNAGVSRSWNIGINMAEGRTVFVLNADIHLQSLAVSQLESYLLRLDKAVIVGPQGSHLDFKNLSVIRYFERGTFNEPVQVHDVSGFLFAIHLERFLKHNLMYDVQFSPCFYEEWDMGLQVMKAGLSCYVVPVKGFEHHWGASHDEDLSVNYFGREVTRKEIMTNNRERFVAKWLKGDTKREVRL
- a CDS encoding methionyl-tRNA formyltransferase, whose product is MKKKRVVVCGEKWVAEQCLEFLYKREDTEICAIVAAPEDWQADLISFGAKRRLKVFVGNINDYLDELKQLQPDVIFSIQYRPLLKPAILNLPTSGCINLHFGLLPRYGGCYPIAWAILNGEKQAGSTLHYMVEQFDEGDIIAQSSVPIREETTARDLFDSMSEAAVKLFIDSYPALLSNAVKSYPQDMSAKLYYPYDSIDFDRDRVIDWAKTGVEIQRKICAFSFDPFQQPLTSLCLPDGKLLQVTVTRSRLHSNVTLSPQEKTGHIKEVTDSGTLLVVTTNGSVIEIGLLNNQTPLKYFEKSGHSPQDAIFK
- a CDS encoding CgeB family protein, which translates into the protein MNILLSYTSNPMTTASYLEKAIRKICGVITYGPAINKGMLKSWDLLDVEDRVRNHQIPFSDGDMIRVIRKLPAGWHPDVFLYVDTGIFYPLINLDLLECIKACYLIDSHINFDSHLEFARDFDVVFVAHKPAVEMFKASGIEDVFWIPPACDPQLHGKTRGEGLYDISFVGTLNSEFNPERVNLFNALKQSFNVYYERCFLERMAEVLYQSKIVFHKSVNDGLAMRVFEVLASGSMLLTDESKGSGLTNLFENRKHIVIYRNEKELLELADYYLRHEDDRKKIAVEGMRKVLTEHTYRHRAEDMIRTLSMFKKMRDIQLQLLT
- a CDS encoding DegT/DnrJ/EryC1/StrS family aminotransferase translates to MQINFVDLNKQYNHIKSEVDGAIQRVIKNSSFIGGEEVCSFEEEFARYCDARYCVAVNSGTDALKFICLALGIKEGDEVILPVNTFIATALGVSSIGAIPVFVDCENDTYNIDTEKIEEKITSRTKAIIAVHLYGQPAEMDSVLSIAQRHRLYVIEDACQAHGAFYKTRRVGTFGIASAFSFYPGKNLGAYGDGGGVITNNAGIDEKIKKLREYGQEEKYVHTEMGTNSRLDGLQAAILRIKLKYLDEWNDKRKKVAAFYYESLNGLQINLPETRPERDHVYHLFVIETDKRNELLQYLKQKNIFCGIHYPIPLHYQGVYRGLAYKSGDFPVSELSASRILSLPIYPELEKEEIIYIKNAIDEFALTSVSPLVSIN